From the genome of uncultured Methanobacterium sp.:
CATCACAGTGAGAACCACCGATAACCTAATTAAAAACAGATCATAACGAATAAACAAATTATAAGCGAAAAAACTGCATATTCAACAAACCCAATAAACCAAAACTGTGAAATAATGCCCTAAATACGTGTAAAATAGTTTATAATATCTAAAAAAATTATTTACATCATATAAATCAATTTTTAACAATAATATGATTTAAAAAGATTTTAAAAGATAAAAAAATACATTAAAAATCATTTATCTGAATAATATCTGTTAATTTTTATTTTTTATGAATATTAACCATATTTATTCAATTTCAACCGTAAATCTTTTATTTTCACTATTTATTTAATTATTAAAAGCTATAAAATCACATTTATCCTTATTGATTATGTATAAATACTTTTATTGATAATTAAATTATTATTATTCCCTTAATATACATTTTAAGTTATAGGTAAGCCCATCATAATCTTTCCTTAAGTTAACACCCACTAAAAACTTCAATGAAATGCAGTTGAAAACCTAAACATATAAATAAGATGAACTGAAAAATCACGGTATGCGGCGTTAGTCCAGCCTGGTTAAGACACTGGCCTGCCACGCCAGCGACCCGGGTTCAAATCCCGGACGCCGCATTGCGGTTGTAGTCTAGTCTGGTTAGGACTTGGGCCTTCCAAGCCTACGACCCGGGTTCAAATCCCGGCAGCCGCACTTTTCCCTTATTTTACGATAATTATCCACTAAACAATATCCCTTACTAAACATGCCCCATTATTCCATAGATTATTCTCATAGATTTTTAATTTTAAAATCAAGTAAATTTCAGATTTTTTTTATAATATCCAATAACTAGACTTTTTAGGTTTTTAAAAACTCCCAATATCCCTTTTTTTAAATTTAATATCCAATTTACGTCAATAACACTCAATTTAGTATTTTTTTCGACTATGATCTGTTTTCAAATTATGTTATACATTGAATCCTCAAGTATGATTGAATCCTCCAGTATGAACCAGGATCCCTACAGATATGATCCAATCCCAATCAGATGATGACCTTAGAATCACTTCACTAGCAATCCAATCCTTCGGATGATGATCTAGAATATTTAAAGTCATTTGAAAGAATTTCATTGGATAAATATACTTGAAAATGTAAAAATAAGATAAATAATAAGATAAAGCGAGAATAATAAAGTAATTAAGTAAAAATAAGAAAGAAAATGTTTTTAACTTGGTATTAAAAGTTCTGCAGCTACCATCCTGCAGATATCTGTTTTAGTAATTACTCCCACTGGTTTATCATCTTCAAGTACCAATAAACCAGATATATCTGCTCTTAACATGAGGTTAGCTGCATCTTCTATTCCATCATCGGCAGAAATAGTGATGACTTCTTTGGACATTATATCAGTGATCTGGAGTGAAACTGCATCTTTGGCTGAAGGTTTGATGGTTCCCAGAACTCCAATAAGATCCGAATAAGAAACCACACCCAAAGGTTCACCATTATCATCCATAACAAAAAGCCTTCGCACACCCTCTTTGTACATCTTTTGAAAGGCTTCTGGTGGACGAGTACTGGAAGTAATGGTTATAACATCTTGGTTCATTGCATCTTTAACTTTCATTTTCTCACCCTTTAATAACATCTACAAGATCATCAATTTAATCCATGTATGTTATACTATATCCCCACATTATTAGTAAAGTTTAGTATGGAATATTCAAAAGAAATTTTCAGTTTAAGGAAGTATCAGATTAGCAAATGAAATTTAATGATAAACGATGAAGGAGAGGTTGAAAGTAATTGATGATACAGAAGTTGTTATTGGAGAGGATATAAAAGTTATTACTGCATTTTTAAATCTAATAATCCATATTTAAGAAAATAAAGCCAATTATTGTTAATAAAAGTTGTAAAACAAGTCAAAATTCATTAATTTTACAGCCTAAAACTAAGATACCACTGGATAATAAAAAAATTATCCACAGTTCCTGTGATTTTTAATTAGTATGCAAATTTAGTATGAAATAGTTTTGAAAATTTTTATAAAAATCCCTTTAATAAAGATTTAATTTTAATATAAACCGAATTTGAGAAGATTAAAGCCTTATTAAGAAAATTCAGTAATCCTTTAAAAAAATCATACTGAAAAAGTAAAAATCAGATATAAACAGTTGATCCAGACCCATAAATGTTTCACGATCCAAAAAACATTCCTAGCACAGTATGAAGTTATTAAGATTATGCTAAGGTTTATATATCAAGATTTATTATATTATACAAAAAAAATGTTCATATCTGACAATTAAAAATTGTTGGCCGTGAACAATATTTTAGGTATTTTGCAACATTTAAATACCATAAAACTGTAATATAATATTAAATATCCTGGAGGGATCCAATTTGATGAGAATAAGCATGTCATTACCCAAAAAGTTGTTAAATGAATTTGATGAAGTATTAAAAGATAGAGGATACCAATCCCGATCTAAAGGTATCAGAGACGCATTAAAAGATTACATCGTCCGATACCAGTGGATGAAAGAAATGGAAGGTGACCGTATAGGAATCATTGCCGTGATCTACGACCACCACTACACTGGAGTTATGGAAGACCTCACTGATATCCAGCACGACTTCCGAGAATACATCAACGCAGTTATGCACGTTCACATGACTGAAAAACACTGTCTAGAAGTAGTAGTTGTTAAAGGAG
Proteins encoded in this window:
- the nikR gene encoding nickel-responsive transcriptional regulator NikR, producing MRISMSLPKKLLNEFDEVLKDRGYQSRSKGIRDALKDYIVRYQWMKEMEGDRIGIIAVIYDHHYTGVMEDLTDIQHDFREYINAVMHVHMTEKHCLEVVVVKGDVKYIRDLTEKIMRLKGVEHVKLTSTASGQN
- a CDS encoding CBS domain-containing protein, whose amino-acid sequence is MKVKDAMNQDVITITSSTRPPEAFQKMYKEGVRRLFVMDDNGEPLGVVSYSDLIGVLGTIKPSAKDAVSLQITDIMSKEVITISADDGIEDAANLMLRADISGLLVLEDDKPVGVITKTDICRMVAAELLIPS